In Candidatus Coatesbacteria bacterium, the genomic stretch CTGAAGCGCGCCCCGGCTGATGAGATCGTCTTCTGCGGCTTTGGTGAGCCCCTGCTGCGATTGGACACCGTCCTGGCGGTGGCCGGGAGCTTGAAACAAGCCGGCCGCCGGGTGCGTATCGATACCAACGGCACCGCACAGCTCGAGCTGGGGCTGACGGCGGCCGAGCTGGTCCGGCGGCTGCGTCCCGTCGTCGATCGCCTCGGCGTCAGCCTCAACGCCCCCGACGCCGAGGAGTACGTTCGCCTCTGTCGTCCCGTCGCGGGCGAGGCGGCGTTCTCCGCCGTCAAGGAGTTCATCGGCGCCGCCGTTGCCGCCGGCGTCCCCGTCACCGCCAGCGCCGTGGCCGTCTCCGGCCTGGACGTCGAGGCCGTCGCCGAGCTGGCGTCCGCGTTGGGTGCCGATTTCCGCCGCCGCAGTTTCCACGATGAGGACCAAGCATGAGAACGGGCAGCGACGATCCGGCCCTCGAGGCCTACTTCAACGAGATCAGCCGCATCCCGATATTGAGCCGCCAGGAGGAGCTGGAGCTGGCCAAGCGCGCCAAGGCTGGAGACGAGGAGGCCACCAAGCGCCTCGTCGAGGCCAACCTGCGCTTTGTGGTCAAGATGGCCTACCGCTACCTCAACCAGGGCTTGCCGCTGACGGACCTGATCAGCGCCGGTAATGAGGGGCTGATCATCGCCGCCCGGCACTTCGAGCCCGAGCGCGGCAACCGCCTGATCTCCTACGCCGTCTGGTGGATCCGCCAGTCGATCAGTCGGGTGCTGGCCAACGATGCCCGCACCATCCGCCTGCCCTTCTACATCTACTGCGACCTCTACCGCCTCAAGCGGGTTCGCGAGATGTTCCGCGCCCGCGAGGGGCGCGAGGCCAAGGTCGGCGAGCTCTCCGCCGAGTTGGGCATGCCGGAGAAAAAGATCGAGAAGCTGCGCAAACTGGCCGGCGGCGAGCTGTCGCTCAACCGGCCCATCGTGCCCGACGAGAGCACGGAGATGCTCGATCTGATCGCCGACGCCGACAGCCCCAACCCCGAGGACGATATGCTGGAGCTGGACCGCATCCGCGAGGTCGAGCTCTACCTCAGCAAGCTGCCCGAGCGCCAGGCCAGGGTGGTCAGCATGCACTACGGCATCGGTTGCAAGCCGATGACGCTGAGGGAGATCGGCGAGGTCTTCGACCTCTCCCGAGAGCGCATCCGCCAGATCGAGGTCCAGGCCTTCCAACGGGTGCGGGCCATGGCCAGCCGCGAACTCAACTAGGGACGCCTTGACCGCCGCCCGGTCGTCCCGTAGAATAATCCCGGACGATCGCCGCGCCCCATTCCGAGGAGGATCGTGAACCTGGAAGAGCTGCTGGAGATCCTGGCCTGCCCGGCCTGCAAGACCGCCGTGCATCTCGACGACACCGGGGAGCGGATCATCTGCGACCGCTGCGGTCGCCGCTACCTCATCCGCGACGGCATCCCGGTGATGCTCGTCGACGAGGCCGAGGGCGGGGACGCCTGAGCCACCGACGAGCGCCGCAACCGCCGCCCCGCCACAATCCCCCGCGGGCCCGGCAATCCTCCAGCCCAGGGAGACCGACGATGGAGCGCTACCAGGCTATCATCCCCGCCGCCGGCATCGGCACCCGCCTCAAACCCCACACCCACACCCTGCCCAAGGCCCTGCTTTCCGTGGCCGGCAAGCCGATTCTGGGCTACATCCTCGACGACGTCGCCGCCCTGGGCATCCGCAAGGTCACCGTGGTGACGGGCTTCTTCGCCGAGAAGGTCGAGGAGTATGTCCGCCGGTCTCATCCCGAACTGGACTGCGTCTTCGCCCGCCAGACCGAGCAGCTCGGTCTGGGCCACGCCGTCTGGACGGCGCTCAACGAGAACGCTGAACGGCGCGGGCTGGCCAGCCTGATCATCCTGGGCGACACCATCGTCGAGGCCGATCTGGCTGGAATGTTCGCCCGCCAAGAGAGTGTCATCTGCGTGGCGCCGACGGAGAACCCGCGGCGCTTCGGCATCGTCAGTCTCGAGGGGGAACGAATCAGCGGGATGGTGGAGAAGCCGCAGAATCCGCCGACCAACCTGGCCATCGTCGGCATCTACCTGATCCGGGATTCCGAGCTGCTGTATCAACGACTGGGCGGCAACATCAGCGACGGGGTACGCACCCGGGGCGAGTTCCAGCTCACCGACGCCCTGGCGGCCATGCTCGATGCCGGTACTCCCTTCGTCCCCTGGCGCATCGGACGCTGGTTCGACTGCGGCAAACCCGAGACCCTGCTGGCGACGAACCGGGCCCTGCTCGACCGCGATCCGCCGCCGACCGGCGATTTCGACTCCTGCGTGATCATCCCGCCGGTCTTCATCGCCGCCGATGTCGAGTTGCGCGGTTCGGTCATCGGACCCTACGCCAGCATCGACACCGGTGCCCGGATCACCGATTCGATCGTTCGCGACAGCCTGGTGGGACGGGGCGCCGAATTGACCGGCGTCCAGCTCGATCAGTCCCTGGTCGGCCTCGGGGCCCGCGTCACCGGGGCTTTCTCCACCATCAACGCCGGTGACGACAGCATCATCAGCCTGGGATAATTATCCGCCGGAGTCGCGACGCCCCTTGTCCCGGGCGGCGACCGGGTGGTAAACTTATCGCGATGAAGATTGATAATCCAATCCAGCTCCGGGCGACGGTCCATTGACGGTCGGTCAGCAACTGCGCCCGCCCGGCGCAGAACGGCAATCTCCACTCAAATCCCAACATTGCTTAGCCTTCGACGAGCAAGTAACAGGCATAGAAAAGGGATCAACAACTCTGGATGTTTATGCGCGGAACCTTCAAGGAGCTTTCCCAGGCTGAGGTCGTTCAGCTGTTGATCATGAATCGTAAAACCGGCCGCCTGGTTTTCAACGAGAACGGCGACCGGATTACCGTCTTTTTCCGCGAGGGCGCCATCATCGACGCCGAGGGCGCCGACGCCCAGGGCGAAGAGGCTTTCTTCCAGCCCTTCTGCTGGGACGTGGGCAGTTTCGAGTTCATCCCCGAGGAGATCGAGCGCCCCCAACGGATCGAGAGCAACTGGCAGAAACTGCTCTTCGACGCCTCCAGCCGGGTCGGCGAGCTCGACAAGCTGCGCGAGCGCATCGGCTACAGCTTTTCCATCCCCCGGCCCACCGCCGGCTTTGATCCGACCATGTACGACGGCCTGGAGCTGGACCGCCAGATCCTGGCCGGTATCAACGGCCGGCGCAACATCCGCGAAATCAGCCGCCGGGTCGGGCTCAAGGTGCCCGAGGTGCTCAAGCGCCTGGACAGCCTGCGCGACGAGGGCCTCGTCGAGATCGTCAAGACCCCGGTGACCGACCGGATGATCGAGATCCTCGAGCGCTACATCGGCGGCGCGGCCCGGGAGTTCGTCGAGCGCGAGAAGCGCCGCTTCGGCCACGACATCGAGCTGGCCAGCCGCGACGAGATGGGCGAATTGTGCGGTAACTCCGAGATCTTCGCCCTCGAGTACACCTCCCGCGCCGAGGCCCGGGCGCTGAACCGGGAGCTGCGCGAATTCGTCCAGTCCCTGTTCTGAGCAGCGTCGCCGGCTGAATAACTCGGCGGCAGAGGGTGGGGCGAACCCCACCCTCTGCTCAATTTTGCGCTGACTTACCGCAGCCCGCCAGCCCACCCGGCTCAGTCCGGTTCGGCGAGGTCCAGCTCGGCGGCGGCGAAGCGGGTTCCCGAAACGGATTCCACCAGCTCGGCCCCCCGCTGCTCGAAGGGCAGGCTGACCAGCTCGGGACGACGCCGGGGGCAGCAGCCGGTCAGGGCCATCCCCGGCGAGCTCTCGGCCAGCTCGAGGACGGCCAGGTCCAGCAGGCGGGTGGCCTCGGTCGAGTTGTAGGCGGCGCCCCGGGAGCGGGCCCCGGCGATCAATTCGTACTCCGGCTGGCAGTCGGTCAGGGCGGCGGCGGTCCGCAGGGCGCTGACCGGATGGCGGGTGCGGAAGGCCGGCAGGTAGGCGAAGACCCGCCGCCGATCCAGGTCGAAACGTTCGTCGCGCAAGCGGTCGCTGACCGCGCGGGGGCAGGGCAGTTCGTCGAGTTTCAGCCGGCCGTCACGGGGTGCGCGCAGCTCGAAGCGCCAGAAAGGCAGGCGGACGATCTCCTCCTCGGCCGCCCCCGCCGGTCCCTCGGGGCGGCTGCGCAGCCACCACCCCAGGTAGACCTGGTTGGCGCTTAAGGGCTCCAGCCCCGCGAAACCCAGCTCGAAGCCGGCCTCGCACTGGGGGCAGGTGAAGACCCGGTCTCCGTCGCCGACCACCAGGCGGCGGCGGCAGTTGGGACAGACCAGCTCCCGGGTTTCCCAGCGGGCATCCGCGACGTTGTCCATGACGACCTCACGACGACCTCACGATGATTTCGACTGCCGCCCGGTGCGTAACGCTGCGCCGCCACGGCGAGAACCAAGGTCAGTATAAGACGTGATCCGCCGTCTGACAAGCCTGGCGCTGCTGGTCGCCTGCCTGGCGGCGGCCGGGCGCGGCATCGTCGGCGTCGAGATCGAGGGCGGCGAGCTGCCCGGGCTGGAGGCGCTGGTCGGCGACGAACTCGACCGCGGGGTGGTCGGAGCCCTGCTGGAGGAGGAGGCGCGCCGCCTCGCCGCCGCCGGCTTTCTCGACGCCCGGATCGAGGTCGAGTACGTCGAGCGCGCCGGCGGGATGCTGTTGCGGGTCAACGTCGACGCCGGAACGCGCGCCCCCCTCGGCGAGGTGACGATCAACGGCGCTCGGACTCTGGAGCCCGTCGACATCGAGGCCGCGGCCCGGGCCGGTTGGCGCCGCGAGGGCGTCAGCGGGCTGCTGGACGCCGTCGCCCGCCTGTACGCCGCCGCCGGTTATCTGGAACTCGAATCCCGCTTGGGCGGTTTCCAGCGCGACCCCGGCGGCTCCCTCTCCCTGACCCTGGAGTTGGTCGAAGGCCGGCGCACGATCCTCGAGGGGCTCGAGGTCCGCGGCGTCCGGGGCCGGGCCGCCCGCAGCGTCGAGTTGGTCTGCGGTCTCGAGGACGGTCAGCCCCTGCTGCCCCGGACTCTGGCCGTCCTCGAGCGCCGCCTGGCCCGCAGCGGCTACTACGATGACTGGACCATCAGCTACGCCGACGGCCTGATCGTCGAGGTCGTTCCCGGCCCCGCCCTGATGGCCGACGGCGCCCTGGGGCTGCGCGAGGCCGACGGGGGCGGCGTGGACCTGTTCGGCGAACTGAGTGTGGATTGGATAAACATCGCCGGCGGCGCCCGCGATCTCGAGCTGCTCTACCGCCAGCGCACTACCGACGACGCCGATTACCGGCTGGCCTTCCGCGAGCGCTATCTGTCCGGTGGCTGGGCCGACCTCGACCTGGAGTACGACGGGCTGCGTCGGAGCCGGCGCCGCGCCGACGCCCTCGCCTTGACCTATACCCGCCGTCTGGGCGTCGATCTGGAGCTGTCCCTGGGGCTGAGGGGCTCCCTCGACGACAGTTACCTGGGCGGTGAGAGTGAGTACCTGGGGTTGCGGGCCGCGCTGAACTGGGATCGGGGCCGACCGCCTAACAACCCCGCCGCCGGGTCGCGCCTGGGTCTGCTTGCCGAGGCCGGCCGCCGCGGCTACGCCGAGATACGACGAACTCCGCTGAAACTGCGGGCGCGGGCCGATTTCTTTTGGACCCCGGCCGAGCCACACACCCTGGCCCTGCTGCTCGAGGGCGGAACCTCCCGGCTCGACCCCGGCGCCGTCGAGGATTACTTCTACCTCGGCGGGGCGGCCAAACCCCGGGGCTACCGGGCCGAGGAGCTGCCCTGCGACGCCTACGTCCAGGGCAGTCTGGAGTATCGTCTGCGCCTGGGGGCCGACGGCCGGCTGTTCGCCTTCGGCGACGCCGCCTACCTCAGCCCGCGCCAGACCGGCCGCTTCATCTCGCGGGCGATGGAGCTCGCCACTCTCGAATACTCCTATGGTCTGGGTCTGAGCGTCGATATCGGCATCGGCGGCCTGGAGGTCGTCTACGCCGTCGGCGCCGAGCGGGAGCTCGACGAAGGTGTCGTCCAGGTCCGCCTGGTCAGCGGCGGCTTCTGAGTGCCTGTCGTCGGGGTTTATCACGGTCGCGGTATGGCGGAATTGGATATCGACCGACCAATCGGCTATAATGATTCCTTTGGAGCCGACGCCGTGTCCGTATCCAACGCGACGCGTGCTGATCGAACAACGAGCCGGCGATTAACGAACCGGCGATCAACGAA encodes the following:
- a CDS encoding sigma-70 family RNA polymerase sigma factor, with protein sequence MRTGSDDPALEAYFNEISRIPILSRQEELELAKRAKAGDEEATKRLVEANLRFVVKMAYRYLNQGLPLTDLISAGNEGLIIAARHFEPERGNRLISYAVWWIRQSISRVLANDARTIRLPFYIYCDLYRLKRVREMFRAREGREAKVGELSAELGMPEKKIEKLRKLAGGELSLNRPIVPDESTEMLDLIADADSPNPEDDMLELDRIREVELYLSKLPERQARVVSMHYGIGCKPMTLREIGEVFDLSRERIRQIEVQAFQRVRAMASRELN
- a CDS encoding Trm112 family protein: MNLEELLEILACPACKTAVHLDDTGERIICDRCGRRYLIRDGIPVMLVDEAEGGDA
- a CDS encoding NTP transferase domain-containing protein codes for the protein MERYQAIIPAAGIGTRLKPHTHTLPKALLSVAGKPILGYILDDVAALGIRKVTVVTGFFAEKVEEYVRRSHPELDCVFARQTEQLGLGHAVWTALNENAERRGLASLIILGDTIVEADLAGMFARQESVICVAPTENPRRFGIVSLEGERISGMVEKPQNPPTNLAIVGIYLIRDSELLYQRLGGNISDGVRTRGEFQLTDALAAMLDAGTPFVPWRIGRWFDCGKPETLLATNRALLDRDPPPTGDFDSCVIIPPVFIAADVELRGSVIGPYASIDTGARITDSIVRDSLVGRGAELTGVQLDQSLVGLGARVTGAFSTINAGDDSIISLG
- a CDS encoding DUF4388 domain-containing protein: MFMRGTFKELSQAEVVQLLIMNRKTGRLVFNENGDRITVFFREGAIIDAEGADAQGEEAFFQPFCWDVGSFEFIPEEIERPQRIESNWQKLLFDASSRVGELDKLRERIGYSFSIPRPTAGFDPTMYDGLELDRQILAGINGRRNIREISRRVGLKVPEVLKRLDSLRDEGLVEIVKTPVTDRMIEILERYIGGAAREFVEREKRRFGHDIELASRDEMGELCGNSEIFALEYTSRAEARALNRELREFVQSLF
- a CDS encoding BamA/TamA family outer membrane protein, with product MIRRLTSLALLVACLAAAGRGIVGVEIEGGELPGLEALVGDELDRGVVGALLEEEARRLAAAGFLDARIEVEYVERAGGMLLRVNVDAGTRAPLGEVTINGARTLEPVDIEAAARAGWRREGVSGLLDAVARLYAAAGYLELESRLGGFQRDPGGSLSLTLELVEGRRTILEGLEVRGVRGRAARSVELVCGLEDGQPLLPRTLAVLERRLARSGYYDDWTISYADGLIVEVVPGPALMADGALGLREADGGGVDLFGELSVDWINIAGGARDLELLYRQRTTDDADYRLAFRERYLSGGWADLDLEYDGLRRSRRRADALALTYTRRLGVDLELSLGLRGSLDDSYLGGESEYLGLRAALNWDRGRPPNNPAAGSRLGLLAEAGRRGYAEIRRTPLKLRARADFFWTPAEPHTLALLLEGGTSRLDPGAVEDYFYLGGAAKPRGYRAEELPCDAYVQGSLEYRLRLGADGRLFAFGDAAYLSPRQTGRFISRAMELATLEYSYGLGLSVDIGIGGLEVVYAVGAERELDEGVVQVRLVSGGF